The following coding sequences are from one Halomonas sp. HAL1 window:
- a CDS encoding TauD/TfdA family dioxygenase — MNSAVQTATIPTTNNAQAPDMGELTPYQTGPALTQAMLTQQGVALEWQDGEQTTLPLLWLRDHCACHACRHPQTRERLYLPLEAISEPPTVALLDGHLHLNWQDGHVSAFHSGWLYQRRPEASLTSAVPNAKPWVDNFAPERINHSDFLTPQGEKAWLTAMLRDGLALITDGPLVEEEVSRLAERIGPLRATNFGARFDVRSKPNPNNAAYTAVGLPLHVDLPNWQQPPDIQLLYCLQNEASGGESLFADGARVVEALRQQNPAALAILSETPIDFRFQDESHDISMRAPVVTLDSAGNLVEMRLNNWIRDALHLPVEQMDAWYSAYALLWKLFHSEAHQLEFTLRPGQMIAFDNRRVLHGRREFDPNSGARHLQGTYLDRDMLASRLRVLARNV; from the coding sequence ATGAATAGCGCGGTACAAACGGCAACGATACCAACGACAAATAACGCTCAAGCCCCAGACATGGGCGAATTAACCCCCTACCAAACCGGCCCCGCACTCACTCAGGCAATGCTCACCCAACAAGGTGTTGCACTTGAGTGGCAAGATGGCGAGCAAACCACCCTGCCCCTGCTCTGGCTACGCGATCACTGTGCCTGCCACGCTTGCCGTCATCCGCAGACCCGTGAACGGCTTTACCTGCCGCTTGAAGCGATTTCCGAGCCGCCAACCGTGGCGCTACTGGATGGCCACCTGCATTTGAACTGGCAGGACGGTCACGTTAGTGCATTTCACAGTGGCTGGCTTTATCAGCGTCGCCCAGAGGCGAGCCTTACCTCAGCCGTCCCCAATGCCAAACCGTGGGTCGATAACTTCGCGCCTGAGCGCATAAATCATAGCGACTTCCTCACGCCCCAAGGCGAAAAAGCCTGGTTAACCGCTATGCTGCGCGATGGCCTGGCACTGATCACCGACGGCCCTTTGGTAGAAGAAGAAGTCAGCCGGCTGGCTGAGCGTATTGGCCCACTGCGCGCCACCAATTTTGGTGCCCGCTTTGATGTGCGCTCTAAGCCCAACCCCAATAACGCGGCATATACCGCGGTAGGATTGCCGCTGCATGTCGATTTGCCCAACTGGCAACAACCGCCCGATATTCAGTTGCTCTACTGCCTGCAAAACGAAGCCAGCGGTGGTGAATCGCTATTTGCCGACGGCGCCCGCGTAGTAGAAGCCCTGCGCCAACAAAACCCAGCAGCGCTCGCCATACTCAGCGAAACGCCCATCGACTTTCGCTTTCAGGATGAGAGCCACGATATTTCCATGCGAGCGCCGGTGGTCACGCTGGACAGCGCAGGTAACCTGGTCGAGATGCGCTTGAACAACTGGATTCGCGACGCACTTCATTTACCGGTAGAGCAAATGGATGCTTGGTATAGCGCCTATGCCCTATTGTGGAAGTTATTTCACAGCGAAGCGCACCAGCTGGAGTTCACCCTCCGCCCTGGGCAGATGATTGCGTTTGATAACCGCCGCGTACTGCACGGACGCCGCGAATTCGACCCCAATAGTGGCGCTCGCCATTTACAAGGCACCTATCTAGACCGCGACATGCTGGCCTCA
- a CDS encoding FMN-dependent NADH-azoreductase, with protein sequence MTTRALVITSSILAENGQSNALAHRFIEQANARDGIDVTQRDVVKNTLPHLDINELGAWQVAAAERSAEQHELAAHSETLLAELRANDVLVIAVPMYNLGIPSQLKAWFDRVLRAGETFRYTENGPQGLVEGKRAIILAARGGQYAGTEMDSQTPHLKAMLGLMGIKDTQVVYAEGLNMGEQHRDAALKEAFQAIDQLVEGL encoded by the coding sequence ATGACGACGCGTGCCTTGGTAATCACCTCTTCTATCCTGGCGGAAAACGGCCAATCCAATGCGCTGGCTCATCGCTTTATCGAGCAAGCTAACGCTCGCGACGGTATCGATGTCACCCAGCGTGATGTGGTGAAAAACACGCTGCCACATCTGGATATCAACGAGCTGGGCGCCTGGCAAGTGGCGGCTGCAGAACGCAGCGCCGAGCAACACGAGTTGGCTGCTCATTCGGAAACGCTGCTCGCAGAGCTGCGTGCTAATGATGTGCTGGTGATTGCGGTGCCGATGTATAACTTGGGTATTCCTTCGCAGTTGAAAGCATGGTTTGACCGTGTGCTGCGGGCTGGAGAAACATTCCGTTATACCGAAAACGGGCCTCAAGGCTTGGTAGAAGGCAAGCGGGCGATTATTCTGGCAGCCCGTGGCGGCCAGTACGCAGGGACCGAAATGGATAGCCAAACGCCGCACCTCAAAGCCATGCTCGGCTTGATGGGGATTAAAGATACCCAGGTGGTCTATGCTGAAGGTTTGAACATGGGTGAGCAGCATCGCGACGCTGCGCTCAAAGAAGCTTTTCAGGCGATTGATCAATTGGTTGAGGGGCTTTAA
- a CDS encoding LysR substrate-binding domain-containing protein, translating into MSQLPPLLWLQAFESAARTLSFTAAGNELGVTQAAISQRIRLLEDRVGQKLFVRHARSLTLTPAGQAWLPSIHDAFVRISEGTLEVFGSTTEQPVTLRATPAIQQSWLAPRLIAFHRAHPQVAIRLVSAIWPDDFGPEGADIEIRYGKGEWTGVEMQPLGEEHLLPVCSQALAETLAAPSDLAGHTLLHAVGFGVGWPGWLQEAGAAHVEAQCWSLTCDNQVMTLALASQGGGIALTHRRLMEQRGDLVAPFTISVPSDERFWLVRPSRRHVSDEAGLVWQWLCNSMG; encoded by the coding sequence ATGAGTCAGTTACCGCCATTGTTATGGCTGCAAGCCTTTGAATCCGCAGCGCGTACATTAAGCTTTACCGCTGCAGGCAATGAGCTTGGAGTAACCCAGGCGGCGATCAGTCAGCGCATTCGGTTGCTGGAAGACCGTGTCGGGCAGAAGCTGTTTGTGCGCCATGCCCGCAGTTTAACGTTAACCCCAGCGGGGCAAGCGTGGCTGCCGAGTATTCATGACGCCTTTGTCCGAATCAGCGAAGGAACCTTGGAGGTTTTTGGTAGCACAACCGAGCAACCGGTCACACTGCGTGCCACGCCCGCCATTCAGCAGTCGTGGCTGGCGCCGCGTCTGATTGCCTTCCACCGCGCCCACCCGCAGGTGGCGATTCGTTTGGTCAGCGCTATCTGGCCTGATGACTTTGGCCCTGAAGGGGCTGATATCGAGATTCGCTATGGCAAAGGGGAGTGGACCGGCGTTGAAATGCAGCCGCTAGGGGAAGAGCATTTGCTGCCGGTGTGCTCCCAGGCCTTGGCAGAGACGCTCGCTGCGCCGAGTGATCTGGCCGGGCACACGCTGCTGCACGCCGTGGGGTTTGGAGTGGGGTGGCCGGGCTGGTTGCAGGAAGCGGGTGCTGCCCATGTAGAGGCGCAGTGTTGGTCGCTCACCTGCGATAACCAGGTCATGACGTTGGCACTTGCCAGCCAAGGTGGCGGCATTGCGCTTACTCACCGGCGTTTAATGGAGCAACGTGGCGATTTAGTGGCGCCCTTTACTATTAGTGTGCCTAGCGACGAGCGCTTTTGGCTGGTACGGCCAAGCCGCCGCCACGTTAGCGATGAAGCAGGGTTGGTCTGGCAGTGGCTGTGCAACTCGATGGGATGA
- a CDS encoding MGMT family protein encodes MPRPELLEQIYTIVDQIPPGRVTTYGRIAAMTEGATPRMVGSAMRHLPDGHQLPWHRVIAASLKLADHGGAERQHRKLRDEGILFDAKGRVPAHLVWPD; translated from the coding sequence ATGCCCCGGCCCGAATTACTCGAACAGATTTACACGATTGTCGATCAAATTCCGCCGGGCCGTGTGACTACCTACGGCCGCATTGCGGCGATGACCGAAGGCGCTACTCCGCGCATGGTGGGTTCGGCGATGCGCCACCTGCCGGATGGCCATCAATTGCCTTGGCATCGCGTGATTGCAGCATCCTTAAAGCTTGCCGACCATGGTGGCGCCGAGCGCCAGCACCGAAAGTTGCGCGATGAAGGTATTCTGTTTGATGCCAAAGGCCGCGTACCCGCGCATCTTGTTTGGCCTGATTGA